Within Amycolatopsis sp. cg5, the genomic segment TCGGCGTCCTGGCCACGGCCGACCACGTTGCCGCCCTGCTTCAGGGAGTATGTCCGGTTCGACCCGTCATCGAGCTGCAGGCTCGCCGCGAGCGCACGGTTTCCGGCAGGCGGTGACGGCGGGGCGTAGCTCTGCTGGGCGTAGCCACCCTGCTGGGCGTACGGGTCCGGCTGGCCGTAGCCGCCCTGGTCGTACCCACCCTGCGCGGGCTGCTGACCGTACTGGTCGTAACCGCCCTGCTGCTGGCCGTAGCCACCCTGGTCATAACCGCCTTGTGCGGGCTGCTGGCCGTACTGGTCGTAGCCGGGCTGCGCGGGCTGGCCGTAGCCACCCTGGTCGTAACCGCCCTGAGCGGGGGGCTGGCCGTAGCCGCCCTGGTCATAGCCGCCCTGCTGCTGGCCGTAGCCACCCTGGTCGTAACCAGGCTGTGCGGGCTGCTGCTGACCGTACTGGTCATAACCGGGCTGCTGCTGGCCGTAACCCTGGTCATAACCCGGCTGCTGGCCACCCTGCTGCTGGCCATAGCCCTGGTCGTAGCCGGGCTGCTGACCGCCCTGCTGCTGTCCATAGCCGTACTGGCCCTGCTGGCCGTACGGGTCTCCCTGGTCATATTGGCCGTAGCCACCGGGCTGGCTCATTGCTGGGTCTCCTGCGTTGCTGGGTGGTGCTGACCGTCCAGAACGGCCGGCGTCTTGCGGTTTGACGTCGGGATCGACGGACGAGCGGGTCTTGAACTGTCCAGTATGCAGCGCCTCGTTGCGCTCGAGCGAGACTACGACGTCACCATAGGTGTCCCAACCGTGCTCTGCGAGATGTTCCGAGACAGCCCGTGCGAGAACTTGCGTGACCCGCTGTTCGTCTCCGGCCATCCGGTCATGGTCGGCCTGCCCCAAAGCCACGATGTAGTGGTTGGGAGCGAGCAGACGACCGCCGGCCAGCTCACGAACGTTGTCCTCACTTTCCCGCTCGAGCGCCACCGCCACTTCCTGCGTGACGACGTTGCCACCGAACATCCGCGCGAAGGTGTTACCGACCAGGTGCTCGAGTCGCCGATCGAACTTCTCAACCCGGCCCACCTGGACAAGCCTCCTTCATCTCTGACTCTTCCCTTCGATCCTATCCGGGTCGGAGACCACCTACACGGCCCCCGGTGAAACCCGTTCAAACCGACTGCTAAGCTTGCTTCGCTCCACCAGAAAGTCACTCGGGCGAGTGGCGGAATGGCAGACGCGCACGGTTCAGGTCCGTGTGTCCGAAAGGACGTGGGGGTTCAACTCCCCCCTCGCCCACCCAGCAAAGGCCCCTTGGTGATAGACGCCAAGGGGCCTTTCTTGTTGCGTCGGTATGACCCGCCTCACTTGAAGGACAGCGGCAGGCTCGCCGGTCCTCGCAAAGTCACCGTGGGAGACCAGGTCGGCAGGGCCGACTGGTGGAACGAATGCGCGCGTTCGGTTAGCGCGAGTAGCAGCGTCTTCGCTTCCAAACGGGCGAGCGGCGCGCCCAGGCAGAAATGAATGCCCTGCCCGAACGCCAGATGCCTGCCCGGCGCCCGCCTCAGGTCGAACCGATCAGGGTCTTCGTGCGAGCGCGGGTCCCGGTTGGCCGCGCCGATGAGGATCA encodes:
- a CDS encoding DUF3662 and FHA domain-containing protein, whose protein sequence is MGRVEKFDRRLEHLVGNTFARMFGGNVVTQEVAVALERESEDNVRELAGGRLLAPNHYIVALGQADHDRMAGDEQRVTQVLARAVSEHLAEHGWDTYGDVVVSLERNEALHTGQFKTRSSVDPDVKPQDAGRSGRSAPPSNAGDPAMSQPGGYGQYDQGDPYGQQGQYGYGQQQGGQQPGYDQGYGQQQGGQQPGYDQGYGQQQPGYDQYGQQQPAQPGYDQGGYGQQQGGYDQGGYGQPPAQGGYDQGGYGQPAQPGYDQYGQQPAQGGYDQGGYGQQQGGYDQYGQQPAQGGYDQGGYGQPDPYAQQGGYAQQSYAPPSPPAGNRALAASLQLDDGSNRTYSLKQGGNVVGRGQDADFRLPDTGVSRRHLEITWDGQSATLADIGSTNGTTVNGTPVQTWQLADGDVIRVGHSSLVFRTQG